In a genomic window of Festucalex cinctus isolate MCC-2025b chromosome 11, RoL_Fcin_1.0, whole genome shotgun sequence:
- the stat4 gene encoding signal transducer and activator of transcription 4: MTLKGRAAQNTAVFTQVCRMSQWKQIQQLEMRLLEQVDYLYDDNFPMDIRQGLAIWLEDQDWDTASADDSVAAVLFSNLLSQLELALSQEQNFLQRHNMKIIQQQLQMKYASNPVAIARVISNCLKEERRILSVACMQQQVPLEKSLENLVTLERQKNMDHRIGMIWTNVQMVDQGVKYIENMQDDFDFRYKTLQSRDPSERNSEFMKQEVTRLQEILNRLDFKRKDILSKMVVVIQEIDDLMNSQLNAELHDWKRRQQMAAIGSPTLTGLDQLQNWFTLTAQSLFQVKRQLDKLGELVLKVTYESDPIPMQKPQMEERVKYLIYHIIKSSFVVEKQPCMLTHPQKPLVIKTNVQFATKVRLLVKLPAVDYQIKVKTTFDKELPPGRVSRQFFIVTNTSKVMDIEDYSNGCLSVEFKHGLKEKKYGNSTKGNESLLPVTEELHCLSFEAHFTMQGLNIDLETCSLPLVVISNVCQMPAAWASVMWYNLLNHEHKNLAFFSNPLRATWAQLSEVLSWQFSTDSIQGLSKEQLKMLGEKLLGQRFSSSDQISWSRFSKENIPGKQFSFWIWLDSILELIRKHLLPVWNENYIMGFVSKEMERALLREKESGTFLLRFSESHLGGITFTWVQHSDNGEPTFNSVEPYTKSRLNALHFPDIIRDYKMISDGVVPKNPLKFLYPDIPKDEAFGQLYNNLPSKVYPYIPSTLIPCSEMRNSNVRPPSPPCDSPEPPMTPGEFDMLNQSLCFVMDVSGPKMAQWQELLNLDSALQAQVIQLYGRKFPRNIRHQLSVWIENQDWYAASVDDQKARTCFNSLLLYLEEEWSRCVKKDNNILQAPDFPGIQEYMLNHFENEPKKLAAILHECLEGEKKILRSAQEIVCPAAEMMPTQLDSKIAELTRMSQDVGKEIESLEKLCENLSSIHAEQRHTQDVAQQDNFFVQANQLARQQICSVLKMAGDVVETLTTVELPEWKRRQQLACIGSPVDTCLDYLQKCFTSVAEVLQQIEHHLTKLPEPNGNFSSTAGNPVAEMTTFNHSLMAKLLCNALVVEKQPVMASMPSIQQPLVIKTKAHFTVRLRFLVNLPEFQCRLKVKAVFDKDVAEKNKMKGFRHFDFIVASNKVLDVNTAGNCLAAEFNDLILQESKKRALGSDGSPLAVTEELHVVTFVTDFLHAGLHFYVEASSLPIVVISALGQVPNAWASVMWYNMSTNQPMNLWFFSEPPPLPWSQLSQVLSWQFLSVGKRALDENQLAMLRDKIVEDSDGFVHWNSFAKRGNVWLWLHGILDLIKKHLLDLWRDGLIMGFVSREQIKELLQDKKAGTFLLRFSETYQDGAITFSWVDHQNGEVQVHSIAPFTKLELANKPMTNVIYDFIPRVHGVVAMNPLLYLYPDVDRDAVFRRYYVRSDKQTTAKSPGYLPRTAVNVADVPTPPPSPPQDLHTADMFHLMPGTPDYFCHQMDFLGVPDDLFS; the protein is encoded by the exons ATGAAATATGCCAGCAACCCGGTGGCTATTGCCAGAGTGATCTCCAACTGCCTGAAAGAAGAACGACGGATCCTCTCCGTTGCTTGCATGCAGCAGCAG GTACCACTGGAGAAATCACTGGAAAATTTGGTGACCCTTGAGAGGCAAAAGAACATGGACCACAGAATCGGGATGATCTGGACAAATGTGCAG ATGGTGGACCAAGGAGTCAAATACATCGAGAACATGCAGGATGATTTTGATTTCCGCTACAAGACCCTGCAGTCTCGAG ATCCTTCAGAGAGGAACTCTGAGTTCATGAAACAGGAAGTAACGAGACTACAAGAAATACTCAACAGACTTGACTTCAAACGGAAG GATATTTTGTCCAAGATGGTCGTCGTCATCCAGGAGATTGACGACCTGATGAATTCTCAGCTCAACGCCGAGCTTCACGACTGGAAACGCAGACAGCAAATGGCCGCCATCGGGAGTCCGACACTCACCGGCCTCGACCAGCTGCAGAATTG GTTCACGCTGACAGCGCAGAGTCTGTTCCAGGTGAAGCGGCAGCTGGACAAGCTCGGAGAGCTGGTCTTGAAAGTCACCTACGAGAGCGACCCCATCCCCATGCAGAAGCCGCAGATGGAGGAGCGCGTGAAGTATCTCATCTATCACATCATCAAGAG CTCATTCGTGGTGGAGAAGCAGCCCTGCATGTTGACACATCCGCAGAAACCTCTCGTCATCAAGACCAACGTGCAATTCGCCACTAAAGTCAG GCTCCTGGTTAAACTTCCAGCAGTTGATTATCAGATCAAAGTGAAAACTACATTTGACAA GGAACTCCCTCCTGGCAGAGT GAGCCGCCAGTTTTTCATTGTGACCAATACCAGCAAAGTCATGGATATTGAGGACTACTCCAACGGTTGCCTTTCAGTGGAATTTAAACACGGG CTGAAGGAGAAGAAATACGGCAATTCCACTAAAGGCAATGAG AGTCTGCTTCCTGTCACCGAAGAACTTCACTGTCTCAGTTTTGAGGCACACTTTACAATGCAGGGCCTGAATATTGATTTGGAG ACGTGCTCCCTGCCACTGGTGGTCATTTCCAACGTGTGCCAGATGCCGGCCGCCTGGGCCTCCGTCATGTGGTACAACCTTTTGAACCACGAGCACAAG AATTTGGCCTTCTTCAGCAACCCGCTGCGAGCCACGTGGGCTCAGCTGTCGGAGGTCCTCAGCTGGCAATTCTCCACCGACTCCATTCAAGGACTCAGCAAGGAACAGCTCAAGATGTTGGGCGAAAAACTGCTTG GTCAACGCTTCAGCAGTAGTGACCAAATTAGCTGGTCCAGGTTTTCAAAG GAGAATATTCCAGGCAAGCAATTCAGTTTCTGGATATGGCTGGACTCCATCCTGGAGTTGATCAGGAAGCATTTGCTGCCCGTTTGGAATGAAAA CTACATCATGGGTTTTGTGAGCAAAGAGATGGAGCGCGCTCTGTTGCGCGAGAAAGAGTCGGGCACATTCCTCCTGCGCTTCAGCGAGAGCCATCTTGGAGGGATCACCTTCACTTGGGTGCAGCACAGTGACAACG GAGAGCCGACGTTCAACTCGGTGGAGCCGTACACCAAAAGCCGCCTGAACGCGCTCCACTTTCCCGACATCATCCGGGACTACAAGATGATCTCGGACGGGGTGGTCCCGAAAAACCCGCTCAAGTTCCTCTATCCCGACATCCCGAAAGACGAGGCATTCGGGCAGCTTTACAACAATCTGCCAAGCAAAG TTTATCCTTACATACCATCCACGCTGATCCCCTGCTCTGAAATGCG CAATTCGAACGTGAGGCCCCCGTCGCCTCCGTGCGATTCGCCCGAGCCTCCGATGACCCCGGGAGAGTTTGACATGCTCAACCAGTCGCTCTGCTTCGTCATGGATGTT AGTGGCCCTAAGATGGCGCAGTGGCAGGAACTGCTGAATCTGGATTCAGCCTTACAGGCGCAAGTCATTCAGCTGTACGGAAGGAAGTTCCCCAGAAACATCCGGCACCAGCTAAGTGTCTGGATTGAAAACCAGGACTG GTATGCGGCGTCTGTTGATGACCAAAAGGCCCGAACTTGCTTCAACTCTCTGCTGCTTTACTTGGAAGAAGAGTGGAGCCGTTGCGTCAAAAAGGACAACAACATTTTGCAGGCACCGGATTTTCCCGGAATCCAAGAATACATGCTG AATCACTTTGAAAATGAGCCGAAGAAGCTGGCTGCTATCCTGCATGAGTGCCTTGAGGGGGAGAAGAAAATCCTACGTTCGGCACAG GAGATTGTGTGCCCAGCTGCCGAAATGATGCCAACACAACTGGACTCCAAAATTGCAGAACTTACGAGGATGTCTCAG GATGTCGGCAAGGAGATTGAGTCACTGGAAAAGCTGTGTGAAAACCTCAGTTCCATACACG CGGAGCAGCGACACACTCAGGACGTCGCGCAACAGGACAACTTCTTCGTTCAAGCAAATCAG tTAGCACGACAGCAGATATGTAGCGTGTTAAAAATGGCCGGGGACGTTGTGGAGACGCTCACCACTGTGGAGTTGCCCGAGTGGAAGCGGAGGCAGCAGCTGGCCTGTATCGGAAGCCCCGTCGACACCTGCTTGGACTATCTGCAGAAGTG CTTCACAAGTGTGGCTGAGGTGCTCCAGCAAATCGAGCATCATCTGACCAAGCTGCCGGAGCCCAACGGGAACTTTAGCAGCACCGCCGGCAACCCTGTTGCCGAAATGACAACCTTCAACCACTCTTTGATGGCTAAACTTCTGTGCAA TGCTTTAGTGGTGGAAAAGCAACCGGTCATGGCAAGTATGCCAAGTATACAGCAACCTCTGGTGATTAAGACCAAGGCACACTTCACTGTGAGACTGCG gttCCTGGTAAATCTTCCAGAATTCCAATGCCGACTTAAAGTCAAAGCCGTATTTGACAA GGACGTagctgagaaaaacaaaatgaaagg CTTCCGTCACTTTGACTTCATCGTAGCTTCGAACAAGGTGCTCGACGTGAACACAGCTGGGAATTGCTTGGCTGCCGAATTTAACGACTTG ATACTCCAGGAAAGCAAAAAGAGAGCTCTAGGATCAGATGGG AGTCCTTTGGCTGTGACGGAAGAACTCCACGTCGTTACGTTTGTGACCGATTTTCTGCACGCCGGACTGCACTTTTACGTCGAG gccagctCTCTACCGATAGTCGTGATATCGGCCCTCGGTCAGGTTCCCAACGCTTGGGCATCAGTCATGTGGTACAACATgtccaccaatcaaccaatg aaCCTGTGGTTCTTTTCCGAGCCTCCTCCGCTGCCCTGGTCGCAGCTCTCCCAGGTTCTCAGCTGGCAGTTTTTGTCCGTCGGTAAACGAGCGCTTGATGAGAATCAACTCGCCATGCTCAGAGACAAAATTGTCG AGGATTCTGACGGTTTTGTCCACTGGAACTCGTTTGCTAAGAGGGGAAACGTTTGGCTTTGGCTCCACGGAATCTTGGATCTTATCAAAAAGCACCTGCTGGATCTTTGGCGCGACGG GCTCATCATGGGCTTCGTGAGCCGAGAGCAAATCAAGGAGCTGTTGCAGGACAAAAAGGCGGGCACTTTCTTGCTCCGCTTCAGCGAAACCTACCAAGATGGCGCCATCACCTTCAGCTGGGTGGATCACCAGAACGGAG AGGTCCAAGTGCACTCGATTGCTCCCTTCACCAAGTTGGAGCTGGCGAACAAACCGATGACCAACGTGATTTACGACTTCATCCCCAGAGTTCACGGCGTCGTCGCCATGAATCCTCTGCTCTACCTCTATCCGGACGTGGACAGAGACGCCGTTTTCAGACGCTACTACGTCCGCTCTG ACAAGCAGACAACTGCAAAGTCACCCGGTTATTTGCCACGAACAGCCGTCAATGTGGCAGA TGTACCAACGCCTCCTCCTTCGCCACCGCAGGATTTGCACACGGCGGACATGTTCCACTTGATGCCTGGCACACCT GACTACTTTTGCCATCAGATGGATTTTCTGGGCGTACCGGACGACCTCTTCTCTTAG
- the glsb gene encoding glutaminase kidney isoform, mitochondrial isoform X5, translating to MTAAAGQMTLQGEGNAEKFDYVMNFLKNMAGNEYVGFSNATFQSERESGDRNFAIGYYLKEKKCFPEGTDMTSVLDLYFQLCSIEVNCESASVMAATLANGGICPISGERVLSPEAVRNTLSLMHSCGMYDFSGQFAFHVGLPAKSGVSGGILLVVPNVMGIMCWSPPLDKLGNSVRGIQFCTDLVELFNFHNYDNLRHFAKKHDPRREGGEQRVKSVINLLFAAYTGDVSALRRFALSSMDMEQRDYDSRTALHVAAAEGHTEVARFLLEACKVNPVPRDRWGNTPMDEAVHFGHHDVVAILQPHADKERPSDDSGDKESAEKSLDSLL from the exons ATGACTGCTGCTGCAGGTCAAATGACGTTG CAAGGTGAAGGTAATGCGGAAAAATTCGACTAT GTGATGAACTTCTTGAAGAACATGGCAGGAAACGAATATGTCGGTTTCAGCAACGCCAC ATTCCAATCTGAGCGCGAGTCAGGAGACAGAAACTTTGCCATCGGCTActacttgaaagaaaaaaag TGTTTTCCTGAGGGGACAGACATGACGTCTGTGCTGGATCTCTACTTTCAG CTGTGCTCCATCGAGGTGAACTGCGAGAGCGCCAGCGTGATGGCGGCCACGCTGGCCAACGGCGGCATCTGCCCCATCTCGGGCGAGCGCGTTCTCAGCCCAGAGGCGGTGAGAAACACGCTGAGCCTCATGCACTCCTGCGGCATGTACGACTTCTCCGGACAGTTTGCATTCCAT gTGGGTCTACCAGCCAAGTCGGGCGTGTCGGGGGGGATCCTGCTGGTGGTGCCCAACGTGATGGGCATCATGTGCTGGTCGCCACCCTTGGACAAACTGGGAAACTCGGTCCGAGGGATTCAGTTCTGCACG GACCTGGTGGAACTTTTTAATTTCCACAATTACGACAACTTGAGGCACTTTGCAAAGAAGCACGATCCTCGCCGAGAGGGAGGAGAACAGCGG GTCAAGTCTGTCATTAACTTGCTGTTTGCCGCATACACAGGAGACGTCTCCGCATTGAGGAG GTTTGCCTTGTCGTCGATGGACATGGAGCAGCGGGACTACGACTCCAGAACGGCCCTCCACGTGGCTGCGGCTGAGG GTCACACCGAGGTGGCGCGTTTCCTGCTGGAGGCCTGCAAGGTCAACCCCGTCCCCCGAGACAG GTGGGGGAACACGCCGATGGACGAGGCGGTGCACTTCGGCCACCACGACGTGGTGGCCATCTTGCAGCCGCACGCCGACAAAGAGCGGCCGTCCGACGACTCGGGCGACAAGGAGAGCGCGGAGAAGAGTTTGGACAGTCTGCTGTag